From a single Haladaptatus caseinilyticus genomic region:
- a CDS encoding carbohydrate ABC transporter permease — MSTPTGEEYRFHRVRRFFGEAEWFTRETWVGYGLVLPATVMMLVIIVYPTVQALWISFHSRSFLNPNDVEWIGLVNYHELFADPVFTLALKHTILLTVGAVVSMYLLGLGLALLLKENLPGIGKLRSLSMVPWVIPPVVIVIIWTWTFQVDYGLANLVMKMFGGPNKSWFGDKSLALPLVTMLRVWKDTPFVAIALMASMQSIPGEYYEAAEIDGAGRLQKFRYITLPNISYISMIMIVIETIAAFNSFQMIYIATGGGPVNATEVLGTYVYQQAFREYALGYASAVGAVMLTLLAIFTVVYIVLEDTE, encoded by the coding sequence ATGTCCACACCTACGGGAGAAGAGTATAGATTTCATCGCGTACGCCGATTTTTCGGCGAGGCGGAGTGGTTCACACGTGAAACGTGGGTCGGGTACGGCCTCGTGCTACCTGCGACGGTGATGATGTTGGTAATCATCGTGTATCCGACCGTGCAAGCCCTCTGGATTAGTTTCCACTCACGATCGTTCCTGAACCCCAACGACGTCGAGTGGATTGGGTTGGTGAATTACCACGAGCTGTTCGCCGATCCGGTGTTCACGCTCGCACTGAAACACACGATACTCCTGACAGTCGGGGCCGTGGTGTCGATGTACCTTCTCGGCCTGGGGCTCGCGCTCTTGCTCAAAGAGAATCTTCCGGGAATCGGAAAATTGCGTAGTTTATCGATGGTTCCGTGGGTTATCCCGCCTGTGGTAATCGTGATCATTTGGACCTGGACGTTCCAGGTCGATTACGGCCTCGCAAATCTCGTTATGAAGATGTTCGGTGGGCCGAACAAATCATGGTTTGGGGACAAATCGCTCGCACTGCCACTCGTAACGATGTTACGGGTTTGGAAGGATACTCCCTTCGTCGCAATCGCGCTCATGGCCAGTATGCAATCGATACCGGGAGAGTATTACGAAGCTGCAGAAATAGACGGCGCTGGGCGTCTCCAGAAGTTTCGATACATTACCCTACCGAATATTTCCTACATTTCGATGATAATGATCGTCATTGAGACGATCGCAGCGTTCAACTCGTTCCAGATGATTTATATTGCGACCGGCGGCGGTCCTGTGAATGCAACCGAAGTACTCGGGACCTACGTATACCAACAGGCGTTTCGTGAATATGCATTGGGCTATGCATCGGCCGTTGGTGCTGTGATGCTCACCCTATTGGCAATTTTCACGGTCGTCTATATCGTATTGGAGGATACAGAATAA
- a CDS encoding ABC transporter ATP-binding protein: protein MADLELRNFTKVYQASSTDPIIGVDDLNISLEEGNFLVLVGPSGCGKSTTLRSIAGLESVSDGEIRINGKVVNDSKPKNRDIAMVFQNYALYPHMSARENMSFGLKMTTNMSDEEVSDRVERVAEMMGIADLLGDKPKELSGGQQQRVALGRAIVREPQVFLLDEPLSNLDAKLRAHMRTEIQELQNDLNITTVYVTHDQTEAMTMGDKIAILDGGKLQQVGTPLECYYTPKNRFVAGFIGEPAMNFFEMEVDERDLLSDGISYTLSESHLESIRDETSVILGIRPEDIELADEADDNTVRANVNVIEPLGDINYMHAEIGGTELTVKIPGERYVKQDTEVILTFPEEKLHLFSGETGDALCNRSLPTDESFPAQLTLDSN from the coding sequence ATGGCGGATCTAGAGTTACGAAACTTCACAAAGGTTTACCAAGCGAGTTCGACGGATCCGATCATCGGCGTCGATGACCTGAACATTTCTCTCGAAGAGGGCAATTTCCTCGTCCTGGTCGGCCCATCCGGATGCGGGAAATCAACCACACTCCGGAGTATCGCTGGTCTCGAATCGGTATCGGATGGTGAAATTCGAATCAACGGAAAAGTCGTTAACGACTCGAAACCGAAGAATCGGGATATCGCGATGGTATTTCAAAACTACGCACTCTATCCCCATATGTCCGCACGGGAGAACATGAGCTTCGGGCTCAAGATGACCACGAATATGTCGGACGAGGAAGTCTCGGACCGCGTCGAACGTGTCGCTGAAATGATGGGGATCGCGGATCTATTGGGCGATAAGCCAAAAGAACTCTCGGGTGGGCAACAGCAACGCGTCGCCCTTGGTCGTGCAATCGTCCGCGAACCACAGGTGTTCCTGTTAGACGAACCGCTTTCGAATCTCGACGCCAAACTTCGAGCACACATGCGTACCGAAATCCAAGAGTTGCAAAACGATTTGAACATCACCACTGTGTACGTCACCCACGACCAAACGGAGGCGATGACGATGGGGGATAAGATCGCGATACTCGATGGTGGGAAGTTACAGCAAGTTGGCACGCCATTGGAGTGCTACTATACTCCAAAGAATCGGTTCGTCGCGGGGTTCATCGGCGAACCGGCGATGAACTTTTTCGAGATGGAAGTCGACGAGAGGGATCTCCTGAGCGACGGAATCAGCTATACCCTATCCGAATCGCATCTCGAGTCGATACGTGACGAGACCAGTGTAATACTAGGAATTCGCCCGGAAGATATAGAACTCGCCGACGAGGCGGATGATAATACGGTTCGTGCGAATGTCAACGTCATCGAACCGCTCGGCGATATCAATTACATGCATGCCGAAATTGGTGGCACTGAGTTGACCGTGAAAATACCCGGTGAACGGTACGTAAAGCAGGATACGGAAGTCATTCTAACGTTTCCCGAGGAAAAGCTCCACCTGTTCAGCGGCGAAACGGGCGACGCACTTTGCAACCGAAGCCTGCCGACGGACGAGTCGTTCCCCGCTCAACTAACGCTGGACAGCAACTGA
- the thsA gene encoding thermosome subunit alpha: protein MAQVTTQDKKWWGSSDDGEGRAVQFHNARAAQAVARALRSTLGPDGMDKMVIDENGDVTITNDGATVLEKLAIDDPFETMIAHVGFAQKSEMGDGTTTAVVIAGELIRGVRDLLSRGIHPTTIVAGFRKASSLTCDELKTSSTSVESEDDPLFEQAIASALAGTVSDAERIALSELLVDVFRRIDGSEEGDYAERIAVTSHPGQRIGDSEIRSGAVIEKSPIVEDMSLDFDDASILLVDAPIELDDSERDLVIDVSGPDRYQQFVDRDSRARRQIVDRIAKAGVDVVFCQKGVDDEIAQLLAKQGIPISRFTPKPDIEFLARLLDSPIVSDLTTEIHDKAGGADIRYTESENTFYLERKDAPAVTFVLRGSTKMVAKELERSITDAIDLGAQLLSDGGVVPGAGAIEIELAGSVRESATKTSGREQLAMETFADALEKIPCILAKNSGFDSIQALSHLRAVHDSGMRNAGIDIHTGDSIDAYASEIVDVAAVKRNAVVSATEAANLVLKVDDVIPATELSQDS from the coding sequence ATGGCTCAAGTTACCACACAAGATAAGAAATGGTGGGGTTCCTCCGACGACGGAGAAGGGCGAGCGGTGCAGTTTCACAACGCTAGAGCGGCCCAAGCGGTTGCAAGGGCGCTTCGATCCACACTGGGGCCCGATGGGATGGACAAGATGGTCATCGACGAGAACGGCGACGTGACGATCACCAACGACGGAGCGACCGTCTTGGAAAAGTTGGCAATCGATGACCCTTTCGAGACGATGATCGCCCACGTGGGCTTTGCACAGAAATCAGAGATGGGGGACGGGACGACGACAGCAGTGGTGATCGCGGGGGAATTGATACGAGGTGTGCGGGATCTCCTTTCCAGGGGAATTCACCCGACGACGATCGTCGCCGGATTTCGCAAAGCGAGTTCGCTCACGTGCGACGAGTTGAAAACGTCGTCTACGAGCGTCGAAAGCGAAGACGATCCGTTGTTCGAACAGGCAATAGCCAGTGCTCTCGCCGGAACTGTATCCGACGCAGAGAGGATTGCGCTATCCGAACTACTCGTCGACGTCTTCCGACGAATCGACGGCTCTGAGGAGGGAGATTACGCCGAACGTATCGCAGTCACTAGCCATCCCGGCCAACGAATCGGCGATTCCGAGATACGTTCCGGCGCTGTAATCGAAAAATCCCCCATCGTCGAGGACATGTCCCTGGACTTCGACGATGCCTCCATACTACTGGTCGACGCACCGATTGAACTCGACGACTCGGAGCGTGATCTCGTCATCGATGTTAGCGGTCCGGATCGATATCAACAGTTCGTCGATCGGGATTCGCGTGCGCGTCGTCAGATCGTAGACCGTATCGCCAAGGCCGGGGTCGACGTCGTGTTCTGTCAGAAGGGCGTCGACGACGAAATCGCGCAGCTGTTAGCTAAGCAAGGAATCCCGATATCTCGGTTCACTCCCAAGCCGGATATCGAATTTTTAGCACGTCTGCTGGATAGTCCGATTGTTTCCGACCTCACTACAGAGATACATGATAAAGCGGGAGGAGCGGATATTCGCTATACCGAATCGGAAAACACGTTCTATCTCGAACGAAAAGATGCACCTGCCGTGACGTTCGTTCTCCGAGGGTCGACGAAGATGGTTGCGAAGGAGCTCGAACGTAGTATCACCGATGCGATCGACCTCGGCGCACAATTGCTCTCCGACGGCGGAGTCGTTCCGGGTGCCGGTGCGATCGAGATTGAATTAGCCGGAAGCGTTCGAGAAAGCGCGACGAAGACGAGTGGTCGCGAGCAGTTAGCGATGGAGACCTTCGCGGATGCATTGGAAAAAATCCCGTGTATTCTCGCTAAAAATTCGGGTTTTGATTCGATACAGGCGCTTTCTCACCTGCGAGCCGTTCACGATTCCGGCATGAGAAATGCAGGGATAGATATCCATACGGGAGATTCGATCGACGCATACGCGTCCGAAATCGTCGATGTAGCGGCGGTAAAACGGAACGCAGTAGTCAGTGCGACGGAAGCCGCGAACCTCGTCTTGAAGGTCGATGATGTGATTCCTGCAACGGAACTCTCACAGGATAGCTAA
- a CDS encoding family 4 glycosyl hydrolase yields the protein MESEIGNKTDSSATGTNRSEPVENIKIGYIGGGSRGWAYTLINDLAQCTTIAGEVVLYDRIFESAKRNERFGNWVQDREDAIGDWEYTAVEDRATALDNADFVVLSTQDPPPETMAHELDIPADYGIYQSVGDTVGPGGTVRAMRTIPVYRDIAAAIRENCPNAWVVNYTNPMTICVRTLYEEYPDINVAGCCHEVFHTQEHLAELVGKYRDTDQPSRKEIDVNVKGINHFTWIDEMSWHGEDLHPLLETHLEEEIRNRSFKPGALDDESYFVDNELITYELYERFGTFPAAGDRHLAEFVPWFLTADDKTDVQQWGIRLTPSKYRITRQEDALSKFHDPMNGEEEFEFFESGEEFVGIVNALLGFDELKTNLNLPNRGQVSNLPEDAVVETNALFTEDCVTPLAAGALPRQVHNLVSSHVENQETLIEAGFTGDADLAFQAFLNDPLVSISMTNARAMFNEMITAVRPYLEGHWNLESASVIN from the coding sequence ATGGAAAGCGAGATAGGTAATAAGACGGATAGTAGTGCGACCGGTACGAATCGGAGTGAGCCAGTCGAGAACATAAAGATCGGATACATCGGCGGTGGGAGTCGTGGATGGGCGTACACCTTGATCAACGACCTCGCACAATGTACGACGATCGCGGGCGAAGTAGTGTTGTACGACCGTATTTTCGAGAGCGCCAAGCGAAACGAGCGGTTCGGAAACTGGGTTCAGGATCGAGAAGACGCAATCGGTGATTGGGAGTACACCGCGGTCGAAGACCGTGCGACAGCGCTGGATAATGCCGACTTCGTCGTCCTTTCGACGCAAGATCCCCCGCCGGAAACTATGGCTCACGAGCTAGATATTCCCGCCGACTACGGTATCTACCAATCGGTTGGCGACACGGTTGGCCCCGGTGGAACTGTGAGAGCGATGCGTACCATTCCGGTATATCGGGATATCGCTGCGGCCATTCGAGAGAACTGTCCAAACGCATGGGTGGTGAATTACACAAATCCGATGACCATCTGCGTTCGAACGTTGTACGAGGAGTATCCGGACATCAATGTGGCCGGCTGCTGTCACGAAGTATTTCATACCCAGGAACACCTGGCGGAACTCGTCGGGAAGTATCGTGATACCGATCAGCCGTCAAGAAAGGAGATAGACGTCAACGTGAAAGGTATAAATCATTTCACGTGGATCGACGAGATGAGTTGGCACGGAGAGGATCTCCATCCTCTCCTCGAAACACATCTCGAGGAGGAGATCCGGAACCGGTCGTTCAAACCCGGTGCCTTGGACGACGAGTCCTATTTCGTCGACAACGAACTCATCACGTACGAACTTTACGAACGATTCGGTACCTTCCCGGCTGCAGGCGACCGTCACTTAGCGGAGTTCGTTCCGTGGTTTCTTACAGCCGATGACAAAACGGACGTACAGCAATGGGGAATCCGTCTCACGCCAAGCAAGTACAGGATTACCCGTCAAGAGGACGCCCTTTCGAAGTTTCACGACCCGATGAACGGTGAAGAGGAGTTCGAATTCTTCGAATCGGGCGAAGAGTTCGTTGGCATCGTCAACGCCCTATTGGGATTTGACGAGTTGAAGACGAATCTGAACCTGCCGAACCGGGGACAAGTCTCGAACCTCCCCGAGGATGCTGTCGTCGAGACGAACGCGCTGTTTACCGAAGATTGTGTCACACCGCTCGCTGCTGGAGCGCTTCCCAGACAGGTTCACAACCTCGTCAGTTCGCACGTCGAGAACCAAGAGACGCTGATCGAAGCAGGGTTTACGGGTGACGCCGATCTCGCGTTCCAAGCATTCCTCAACGATCCACTCGTTTCTATTTCCATGACGAATGCACGGGCGATGTTCAACGAGATGATCACGGCGGTTCGGCCCTATCTAGAGGGTCACTGGAATCTCGAGAGCGCTTCAGTGATCAATTGA
- a CDS encoding NAD-dependent epimerase/dehydratase family protein: MEKVLVTGSFGRLGRWTVDMLTDDGYTVVGVDKTHPGSGARTRDNVELKSCDLSTQGAIDELIHEVNPDAVVHLAAIPNPEVYPGTQVFENNVMSTYNVLNAAGKETIPVTWASSESAYGFPFAEEPVLPDYLPIDEAHPLRPEDPYGSSKLVSEDIADVVTRRYDIPIASLRISNVQYPGEYTVLDGRDSLRNGVGNFWSYVDGRDVANAVVRTLEADLSGHESFVIAADDNYLGRPTTEAVEEFFGGLPDAVSVSGEDSALSSEKAKHVLGWNPNHTWRTAADENQPVPTLTK; this comes from the coding sequence ATGGAAAAGGTATTAGTTACTGGCAGTTTCGGCCGGTTAGGTCGCTGGACGGTCGATATGCTGACCGACGACGGGTATACGGTCGTTGGCGTTGACAAGACACATCCGGGCTCGGGAGCGAGAACACGGGACAACGTGGAGCTCAAGTCCTGTGATCTCTCGACACAAGGTGCGATCGATGAACTGATTCACGAGGTCAACCCGGACGCAGTCGTACATCTCGCGGCCATCCCGAACCCGGAAGTATATCCGGGTACGCAGGTGTTCGAAAACAACGTAATGAGTACGTACAATGTCCTCAACGCTGCAGGGAAGGAAACCATCCCCGTCACGTGGGCATCGAGCGAGAGCGCGTACGGATTTCCGTTCGCAGAAGAGCCGGTTCTACCGGATTATCTCCCCATCGACGAAGCTCATCCCCTGCGGCCGGAGGATCCATACGGTTCGTCGAAACTGGTGAGTGAGGACATCGCCGATGTCGTCACACGCCGGTATGATATCCCGATCGCCAGTCTCAGAATTTCGAACGTGCAATATCCGGGCGAGTATACGGTACTCGATGGTCGCGACTCGCTACGGAACGGGGTCGGTAATTTCTGGTCGTACGTAGACGGGCGCGATGTAGCGAATGCAGTCGTTCGAACACTCGAAGCGGACCTGTCGGGCCACGAGTCCTTCGTGATCGCTGCTGACGATAACTATCTAGGGAGACCGACGACGGAAGCGGTCGAGGAGTTCTTCGGTGGTCTCCCGGACGCTGTCTCGGTAAGTGGCGAGGATTCCGCGTTGAGTTCGGAAAAGGCGAAGCATGTCCTCGGTTGGAATCCGAATCACACCTGGCGAACGGCTGCCGACGAGAACCAACCCGTACCGACGCTCACGAAATGA
- a CDS encoding carbohydrate-binding family 9-like protein, which yields MRETVITSTKSVVPLDDSIEGTPWAQATPLGVDQFNWYRNGPKPSLTARTLYDDEALYLHFQVEDHHISSQVTALNGPTFQDSSVELFADPNPDEDSRYFNFEANCCGYFKLAWQEEGWQERGIGRDLVSASSAERIRVETSIEGSTHEPRDDDTGWWLAAAIPFSVLRSLTGVDIDPNPGTVWSGNVYRSGVASDEQKATWNPMPTEEPAYHSPEYFGRFRFD from the coding sequence ATGAGGGAGACCGTTATTACATCGACGAAAAGTGTTGTTCCCCTCGATGACTCCATCGAGGGGACCCCCTGGGCTCAAGCCACCCCTCTCGGTGTCGACCAGTTTAACTGGTATCGGAACGGACCAAAGCCGTCCCTGACCGCACGAACCCTGTACGATGATGAGGCTCTGTATCTACACTTCCAGGTGGAGGATCACCACATCTCGTCTCAGGTGACGGCACTGAACGGGCCGACGTTTCAGGATAGTTCGGTCGAACTGTTTGCGGATCCGAATCCAGACGAGGATTCACGCTATTTCAATTTCGAGGCGAACTGTTGTGGCTACTTCAAACTGGCTTGGCAGGAGGAAGGTTGGCAAGAACGCGGTATCGGTCGCGACCTCGTTTCGGCGAGTTCGGCCGAACGAATTCGCGTCGAAACATCCATCGAAGGATCGACGCACGAACCACGAGATGACGATACTGGGTGGTGGTTGGCCGCCGCTATCCCCTTTTCCGTACTCCGATCATTGACTGGTGTCGACATCGATCCGAATCCTGGTACCGTCTGGAGCGGGAACGTGTATCGGAGTGGTGTTGCTTCCGATGAACAGAAAGCAACTTGGAATCCCATGCCGACGGAAGAACCGGCGTACCATTCACCGGAGTACTTCGGTCGGTTTCGATTCGATTGA
- a CDS encoding mandelate racemase/muconate lactonizing enzyme family protein, which yields MLITVETVDGEIGYAPVDASSSVMREFSNDGTLDNFVNVIERAIAPSLKREVITSIETVGKIIRQTALSQQFKSRSTAALDIALHDIKGKQNGVPVYELLGETDDISPEIQLYASGGMYLSPDKVATEAKRVMEAGFSGYKYHAGRGPDEDREMIRRVHDAIDDRIDIMVDGHTWWGLGQGSYDLNTVIGLVSEHKKYGVRWIEEPLEPSDHEQYTALTKQSGVPLAGGESKAMPEDLIEFAKTGGVDYLQGDVRQHCGFSGCRKVIDYCRESPVTFVPHHFGTELGLIANAHLAAATPGTPFLEYPIYEDGSGSGMYPNPLATDILSNPLRITDGTLTLPDKPGLGIEVNHDVIERYPYIEGPWTEFIS from the coding sequence GTGCTCATAACTGTCGAGACGGTCGATGGGGAGATAGGGTACGCGCCAGTAGACGCCAGTAGCTCCGTGATGAGGGAGTTCTCGAACGATGGAACACTCGATAACTTCGTGAACGTGATCGAACGGGCGATCGCTCCCAGTCTGAAACGAGAAGTGATCACATCGATAGAAACTGTGGGGAAAATCATCCGGCAGACGGCCCTCTCACAGCAGTTCAAGTCTCGATCCACTGCAGCCCTCGACATCGCGCTCCACGATATCAAGGGCAAACAAAACGGCGTCCCAGTGTACGAACTGCTAGGCGAGACAGACGACATTTCACCCGAGATTCAACTCTATGCGTCGGGAGGCATGTACCTCTCTCCGGACAAGGTGGCCACCGAAGCGAAACGCGTCATGGAAGCAGGGTTCAGTGGATACAAATACCATGCTGGCCGAGGGCCGGACGAAGACCGAGAGATGATACGACGGGTTCACGATGCTATCGATGATCGGATAGACATCATGGTCGATGGCCATACCTGGTGGGGGCTCGGACAGGGGTCGTACGATTTGAATACCGTCATCGGCCTTGTGTCAGAGCACAAAAAGTATGGCGTACGGTGGATCGAAGAGCCGCTCGAACCGAGCGACCACGAACAGTATACAGCCCTCACGAAACAATCGGGTGTCCCGTTGGCCGGTGGGGAAAGCAAAGCGATGCCAGAGGATCTGATCGAATTTGCAAAGACCGGTGGTGTCGACTATCTGCAAGGCGATGTGCGACAACATTGCGGGTTTTCCGGCTGTCGAAAAGTCATCGACTATTGTCGAGAGTCGCCGGTTACCTTCGTCCCACACCACTTCGGAACGGAACTCGGACTCATCGCAAACGCCCACTTGGCGGCAGCGACACCCGGAACACCGTTCCTCGAATATCCCATCTATGAGGACGGGAGTGGATCGGGAATGTACCCCAATCCGCTCGCAACCGACATACTATCGAATCCACTCCGAATCACGGATGGAACGCTCACGCTTCCGGACAAACCCGGACTCGGAATTGAGGTGAACCACGACGTTATCGAAAGATATCCGTATATTGAGGGTCCGTGGACGGAATTTATCAGTTGA
- a CDS encoding family 4 glycosyl hydrolase, protein MVNDQQLIDQSSRQQSLPELPDNRVKITYIGGGSRQWAPNLFRDLALCTDVKGEVALYDVNHKSAKLNAKFGNWVQNKEDAVGDWEYTAVEDRATALDGADFVILSTQFNPAETFVHDLDIPEKYGIYGAVAATIGPGGILRAMRTIPVYRELGTAIGEQCPDAWVLNYTNPMTWATRALYEAFPEINVLGLCHEVFHAQDMLADLVGEYFDEGRPDRDEIDINVKGINHFTWVDEAYWRGIDLFEVIDYHLKQEGALREFSVAEMADEDPFVDNNQVTFELYRRFGVLPAAGDRHLVEYAPWFIQGAMPDDLNRWGVKRTTSEYRSQHWEDNATDHQTYDVKSWMDGTEEFSLAESGEIAVDLIKTLTNGGMMKTHVNLPNHGQVSDLPDGAVVETNALITPNNVKPITAGSLPRPVRTQLCSHVETHETLIEAAVDDGNVDLAFQAFLNDPQVRTLQTETARELFAELIAAEESYLIDWDLDASDVLSESNAFHS, encoded by the coding sequence ATGGTGAATGATCAGCAGTTGATCGACCAGAGCAGCCGACAGCAATCGCTCCCAGAGCTCCCGGACAATCGCGTCAAAATCACGTACATCGGAGGTGGTAGTCGACAGTGGGCACCGAACTTGTTCCGTGACCTTGCCCTCTGTACAGATGTCAAGGGTGAGGTCGCCCTGTACGATGTCAACCACAAGAGTGCCAAACTCAATGCGAAATTCGGTAACTGGGTACAAAATAAAGAGGACGCCGTCGGTGACTGGGAGTACACCGCGGTCGAAGACCGTGCCACGGCACTTGACGGCGCAGACTTCGTCATTCTCTCGACCCAGTTCAACCCTGCTGAGACCTTCGTCCATGACCTCGATATTCCGGAAAAGTACGGGATATACGGAGCCGTCGCTGCGACTATCGGCCCTGGAGGGATACTGCGTGCGATGCGAACCATCCCGGTGTATCGAGAGTTGGGAACCGCCATCGGTGAACAGTGCCCCGATGCATGGGTATTGAATTACACAAATCCGATGACCTGGGCGACCCGGGCACTGTACGAAGCGTTCCCCGAGATCAATGTGCTTGGATTGTGCCACGAGGTATTCCACGCTCAAGACATGCTAGCCGACCTCGTGGGCGAATACTTCGACGAGGGACGTCCTGATCGCGATGAGATCGACATTAACGTCAAAGGGATCAACCATTTCACGTGGGTTGACGAGGCCTACTGGCGCGGAATCGATCTCTTCGAAGTCATCGACTATCACCTCAAACAGGAAGGAGCGCTGCGGGAGTTCAGTGTGGCGGAGATGGCGGATGAGGATCCGTTTGTCGACAACAATCAGGTAACATTTGAACTCTATCGTCGATTTGGGGTCCTTCCCGCAGCGGGTGACCGACACTTGGTCGAGTATGCACCGTGGTTCATTCAAGGGGCGATGCCCGACGACCTCAATCGGTGGGGAGTCAAACGCACGACGAGCGAATATCGCAGCCAGCACTGGGAAGACAACGCGACAGATCATCAGACGTACGACGTCAAGTCCTGGATGGACGGCACAGAGGAGTTTTCGCTCGCGGAGTCCGGAGAAATCGCCGTCGATCTCATCAAGACGCTTACCAATGGGGGCATGATGAAGACACACGTCAACCTCCCGAATCACGGTCAGGTTTCCGATCTCCCCGACGGGGCAGTCGTCGAGACGAATGCATTGATCACACCGAACAACGTGAAACCGATCACCGCCGGATCGCTTCCGCGACCGGTTCGAACACAGCTTTGCTCCCACGTCGAAACCCATGAGACGCTCATCGAGGCGGCTGTCGATGACGGGAACGTCGATCTCGCGTTCCAGGCGTTCCTCAATGATCCCCAAGTTAGGACGCTCCAGACGGAAACTGCTCGGGAACTGTTCGCTGAACTCATCGCTGCGGAAGAGAGCTATCTCATTGATTGGGATCTCGACGCGTCAGATGTTCTCTCGGAATCGAACGCGTTTCACTCCTAA
- a CDS encoding mandelate racemase/muconate lactonizing enzyme family protein: protein MNIVDVHGYALSSPIDPVQSRRFHAGTRRLLKRDVVLVVVETVNGARGFAPAGASSSAMREYFDGESQGNFADVINGPVADELEGKTIDDIERVHSLIKTMDFPVRLRNQIRSVIDVSLYDLLGKQVGAPIYELLCERHDTAATTELPLYASAGMYMDPEGYVRQAEILDDLGFFGYKYRPGIGPKGDRRIVERLVEAVEMEIMVDAHTWWKMDGQSYGTETVTSLVEHAATHDVYWVEEPVDPDDYDGYRALCDNRVSLAGGESEESAPGLLELGRTGAVDFLQGDVRHHGGFSGCWDAAEFCIDRDVTFVPHNFGTWLGLIANAHLTAAVSQAELLEYPVFENDPALESSADPGMYPFDLAFDLVDGTPNIDSGVLTVPDGPGLGIDVDMDVIEDYPFVEGAWTEFSYDE, encoded by the coding sequence ATGAACATCGTCGACGTTCATGGATACGCACTGTCCTCGCCGATCGACCCAGTACAGTCCCGTCGTTTTCACGCAGGTACCCGTCGACTCCTGAAACGAGATGTCGTTCTCGTCGTCGTTGAGACTGTGAATGGTGCGCGAGGGTTTGCGCCTGCGGGTGCAAGTAGCTCCGCGATGCGGGAGTACTTCGACGGCGAATCTCAGGGAAACTTTGCCGACGTGATCAACGGGCCGGTCGCAGATGAACTCGAAGGGAAAACGATCGATGATATCGAACGAGTCCATTCCCTGATCAAAACGATGGATTTCCCGGTACGACTCCGTAACCAGATCCGTTCCGTGATCGACGTATCCCTGTACGACCTCCTCGGAAAGCAGGTCGGGGCGCCGATCTACGAATTGCTTTGCGAGCGTCACGACACGGCAGCGACCACAGAACTGCCGCTGTACGCGAGTGCGGGGATGTATATGGATCCGGAAGGATACGTACGGCAGGCCGAAATCCTCGATGATTTGGGATTCTTCGGATACAAGTATCGTCCCGGTATCGGTCCGAAAGGTGACCGTCGAATCGTCGAACGTCTCGTCGAGGCAGTCGAGATGGAGATAATGGTCGACGCGCACACATGGTGGAAGATGGATGGTCAGTCGTACGGAACCGAGACCGTCACATCGCTCGTTGAACATGCCGCGACGCACGACGTGTATTGGGTCGAAGAGCCGGTTGATCCGGACGATTACGACGGTTATCGCGCTCTCTGCGACAACAGAGTCTCGCTCGCTGGTGGAGAGAGCGAGGAGTCCGCCCCGGGGTTACTCGAACTCGGGCGTACGGGTGCTGTGGACTTCCTTCAAGGGGATGTGCGCCATCACGGTGGATTTTCGGGATGTTGGGACGCCGCGGAGTTCTGTATCGACCGAGACGTCACGTTCGTCCCCCACAACTTCGGGACGTGGCTCGGGTTGATTGCGAACGCGCATCTCACTGCGGCCGTTTCCCAAGCGGAGTTACTGGAATACCCCGTTTTCGAAAACGACCCAGCGCTCGAGTCGTCCGCGGATCCAGGAATGTACCCGTTCGATTTGGCATTTGACCTCGTCGATGGAACGCCGAACATCGATTCCGGCGTGTTGACGGTTCCGGACGGACCGGGATTGGGAATCGACGTGGATATGGACGTCATCGAGGACTATCCGTTCGTTGAGGGTGCATGGACCGAGTTTTCCTACGACGAGTGA